A DNA window from Portunus trituberculatus isolate SZX2019 chromosome 47, ASM1759143v1, whole genome shotgun sequence contains the following coding sequences:
- the LOC123498181 gene encoding LOW QUALITY PROTEIN: putative uncharacterized protein DDB_G0271606 (The sequence of the model RefSeq protein was modified relative to this genomic sequence to represent the inferred CDS: inserted 1 base in 1 codon): protein QQQQQQQQQQQQQQQQQQQQQQQQQQQQQQQQQQQQQQQQQQQQQQQQQQQQQQQQQQQQQQQQQQQQQQQQQQQHSSSSSMQQQQQQQQQQQQQQQQQQQQQQQQQQQQQQQQQQQQQQQQQQQQQQQQQQQQQQQQQQQQQQQQQQQQQQQQQQQQQQQQQQQQQQQQQQLLQQQQXAAAAAAAAAQQQQQQQQQQQQQQQQQQQQQQQQQQQQQQQQQQQQQQQQQQQQQQQQQQQQQQQQQQQQQQQQQQQQQQQQQQQQQQQQQQQQQQQQQQQQQQQQQQQQ from the exons cagcagcagcagcagcagcagcagcagcagcagcagcagcagcagcagcagcagcagcagcagcagcagcagcagcagcagcagcagcagcagcagcagcagcagcagcagcagcagcagcagcagcagcagcagcagcagcagcagcagcagcagcagcagcagcagcagcagcagcagcagcagcagcagcagcagcagcagcagcagcagcagcagcagcagca cagcagcagcagcagcatgcagcagcagcagcagcagcagcagcagcagcagcagcagcagcagcagcagcagcagcagcagcagcagcagcagcagcagcagcagcagcagcagcagcagcagcagcagcagcagcagcagcagcagcagcagcagcagcagcagcagcagcagcagcagcagcagcagcagcagcagcagcagcagcagcagcagcagcagcagcagcagcagcagcagcagcagcagcagcagcagcagcagcagcagcagcagcagcagcagcagttgttgcagcagcagc cagcagcagcagcagcagcagcagcagca cagcagcagcagcagcagcagcagcagcagcagcagcagcagcagcagcagcagcagcagcagcagcagcagcagcagcagcagcagcagcagcagcagcagcagcagcagcagcagcagcagcagcagcagcagcagcagcagcagcagcagcagcagcagcagcagcagcagcagcagcagcagcagcagcagcagcagcagcagcagcagcagcagcagcagcagcagcagcagcagcagcagcagcagcagcagcagcagcagcagcagcagcagcagcagcagcagcagcagcag
- the LOC123520800 gene encoding chymotrypsin BII-like yields the protein MMQKLAVLLVCLSVASGNPAAGKPWHWKSRMPIVDANGSFKPSGRIVGGTEAVAHSWPHQVALFIDNMYFCGGSLISNEWVLTAAHCTDGARSIEVVMGAHNIRLEEASQVSVHTSDYLVHEGWNPSTLSNDVSVIRLPSPVTFNTNINKVALPRNDVYVGDTVTPTGWGKNADSAGGITDKLRQVNSKIISVSDCKNVYGSIIDQRIVCTSTTGGKGTCNGDSGGPLNKDGKTYGITSFVASAGCESGLPDGFTRIVEFLDWIAEKTGVVPQ from the exons ATGATGCAGAAGCTCGCTGTTTTGTTGGTCTGCCTCTCTGTTGCA AGTGGCAACCCCGCCGCCGGGAAGCCATGGCACTGGAAGTCCCGCATGCCGATAGTAGATGCTAACGGCTCCTTCAAGCCCTCTG GCCGCATCGTGGGCGGCACGGAGGCGGTGGCCCATTCATGGCCCCACCAGGTGGCTCTCTTCATCGATAACATGTACTTCTGCGGCGGCTCCCTCATCTCCAACGAGTGGGTGCTGACTGCTGCTCACTGCACCGATGG TGCAAGAAGCATCGAAGTCGTGATGGGTGCTCACAACATCAGGTTGGAAGAAGCGTCACAAGTCTCCGTTCACACATCTGACTATCTCGTGCACGAGGGATGGAACCCCTCGACACTCAGCAACGACGTCTCCGTGATCAGGCTGCCAAGCCCCGTCACATTCAACA caAATATCAACAAGGTAGCGCTGCCCAGAAACGACGTGTATGTTGGCGATACAGTCACTCCCACCGGCTGGGGAAAGAACGCCGACT CTGCTGGAGGAATCACTGACAAGCTGAGGCAAGTGAACAGCAAGATCATCTCTGTTTCCGACTGTAAGAACGTGTACGGTTCCATCATTGATCAAAGGATTGTCTGCACCTCAACCACCGGCGGCAAGGGTACCTGCAAC GGTGATTCTGGTGGACCACTGAACAAGGATGGGAAGACCTATGGCATCACTTCTTTCGTGGCTTCTGCAGGCTGTGAATCAGGCCTGCCCGACGGCTTCACTCGTATTGTCGAATTCCTCGACTGGATCGCAGAAAAGACTGGTGTTGTGCCTCAGTAA